The nucleotide window CGGTCCCGGGGGTGGAGCCGCAGGCGGCGGCAGGCCCccgcggggagggagggagggagaaagagagaagcaagCGCCGGTCGCCCCCGTACCTGAGCCCGCGGACGGTCGCCGgcggtggctgctgctgctgctgcggcggcggcggccccgggctGCCCGTCAGCGGAGCGCCGAGCGGGCCGGCGCGGGGGGCAGAGCGGAAGGGGGGCGGTGAGGAGAGCGCAGCACCCCGCGGCCAGCACCTGCCGCCCGCCTCCTCGCCCCGCTCGTTGGCTGAGGCCGGCACCACCTTCGCAGCGATTGGGCGCATCGCCGATGAGAGGCGGCGGTTCCTGCCCATGGCGGAGCCGGTCACCGAACAACAAGACGAGCGCGTCTGTTGATTGGAGGGTTGCGCTGGGTAACGGCCCGCCTACCAGTAGGCGGGGCAGCCGGTCGCTCTCACGTCGCTCAGTCGCTTTCCGCCAATAGAACGCGGCCGTTGGGAGACGGCGGCCCGCCCTCAGCTGCTATTGGGCGAGAGAAGGGTAAGGCGGGCTTCGATAGGCGGTGCGGGCTGCCCGTCAGCGCCTCACGGCTCTGCGCTCcggcgggggcgcggggcggtGAGTACGTGAGGAGCCGCACAGCAGCgcgaggaggcggcgggggggggggggctgcggccgccCTGCGCCAATGGGGCGGGAAgggaccgccccccccccccccaggcctgTGGCGGCCTCATGGCGGCCGGGCAGGTGGGCGAGGGGTCCGGCGAGGCCGGAGGAGGCTCGTCGTTaaccttcccctgctcccccagcccatcCCCTCCCCGCCAGGGCTGGTCCCCAGGGCCATGGCGTCGCAGGCTGAGgagagggcggggggggggggtttaccCTGAGGTAGACCCACACAGGCCCGAGCTGCACCTTGCCCGCGGTTGTGGTCGTCAGGGCTGCTGCAGTCAGGCTGCCCCTGAGGAAAGCCTGGAGGGGGGTTAGCACAAAGGCGTTAAAGATGGCCCACGTACGTTTCACGGCAAGGTAGTCCCATCAGCATCAATGGCCGGCACGGCTGCGTGTGGCAGACTTGGGGTTTTCTCCACAAGCTCCTCGCAGAGGGCAGAGCTCAGAGCCCAGCCCCACGCCTCCCCTCATGCTTGAAGGGGGAGAGCAGCCCAAGGGACCCAAGGAACCACAGCACCCGATAAGCGAGGTGAACATAAAAATACGAGATCAAGCGTTAGGTGTAACACACTCTAGCTCTCACAGTATTTGGGTGGTAGTTTTAGGCTCCTTGTAGACCCCAGTACCTGGAGGTTCTTAAAAAAGTTAACCATCAGCTACTGGCAGTGCACGGaatcctcctcttcccaccagTTCATTTTTTAAGCCTACACTTCCTTCCAGTTTCCCCCCCAGAAGACAGAGCAGTACCACGCTACTACGGCAACCTAATTTTGGACAGAGGGTGGGGGACATGCTCCTGCCAGGGGACCTGACTCGGCTGCAGTTTTCCCCTTCACCTGCCAAGGCCACAGGGATGCCGCAAGTGTGGTGAGTACCTGCACCCCTGTCTCCAGCAGTCACCATCACCACACAACAGATATGCTTTCCAAAGCAGCTGCAATTACAGGACCATGGAAACCTGCCAGGACGAAGAACGATCAGgggcattttttaatttgtgctcaATTAAACTGTGCAGACCATAGATTCTGTACACTTGCTGGGAAGCGAGATGGGAATTCccaaaatagaagaaagatccttgcgggtttttttggtttgtttttttggttttttgttgggtttttttttttaaaacattgttatTTTTGCTTCCCGATTCCTTATCCACAAAACACTTGTTTTACCAAATCGCATATTGGATATTTACTCCAGAATTTTACCACATCAATGTACACAAGTATGTACTGGAAACGAAGCATCATCCTACTAATAATCTCTaccattaaaacaaacaatccCTTCATATCCAAAGCCACACACCAGCTCACTTTATAGCACGGTAATTTTCCTAGTAGAGCTTTATGTTGAGATCTGCAAGCCCCAAATTATAAAGTGTCTAATTTGCAGAGAAATTCTAATTAATCCTAAATAAACACTAAAACTCTGAACAGTACACTGAAACCTATGTAGGAAAACaaagtttgttttccaaattccaaacaacaacaaaaacaatatACTAAGGAAGTCGTGGCAATAggttctttcagtttaaatacaCAACTCTTCCTCGATTTCACCTGCTTGCCCCAAATTCTTCTCATCACAATATAGAATGAGAAGTGGAAGGacattttcaatgaaatttAAATACCTGAATTTGAAAGTGTTTAATGTTAACACTACccttaaaataaacttaaagAGGGCAGATCGTGCAACTGCTGCTtaatttcacagcttttttttcccaacatctTAAATGCctgtatgttttcttcatttacttcatctgcatttgtttatgaaaacctgtgttttaatttatttctctggtTTGCTAAGTTAATGGTCACACAACTTGCTATAAACACCTCCAATATGATACATGACATGGCTCTTCTAACAATTTGGGGTTTATTCATTAAATGTGCAGACAATTCCAATAGCCAGTCGCTATTTGGATTTTAGTACCATGGAAATCTAACATAAGTTATGCCCCAAAAACAGAGAGATTTTGGgaatcttcaggtttttttaattgaacataACATATGCCTTTCACTAGGGCCtagaagcaaatattttgaagacaaGAATATCAAATTagtattttccccatttctttgtAGTGAAAAATAggctttagaaaataaaaggcttaGCATAATGGAACATAAATACAAATTCCTGCACAACAATTAGGTGTGGAAACCTgcttcagataaaaataattaaaggaaaacagtccacactttcatctgaaaagatatttattttgagaACTTCAACTTGCACATTGTACAAAAAAATTGacaaattcagcaaaaaaacctataaaatgtttttttttttccttccctaacATATTaacattataattttaaaaagggtaagagttaagaaaaccaaaaataggCACATTTGTTCCAGTCTGTCTGCAGTAAAGTGTGATTAAAAACATCCCTGTCTTGTTGAGGTATTAAACTGCAAACTTTGGTAATGTTAGAAAAAGACAACCCATTCACAAAAGTAAGCCTTCTCGGTGTCACGTacaataaacaaaatgtttcataaaaagAGTCAGAGTTGGTTATTCTCCATTTCCAGGTAGAAATGCagtgaaacaaaggaaaaaaaaaaaaaaaaaaagtcatgttacCATAATACACCTACCATTAGGAGGAAACCTGAAAGTTTGCAAATCCATGCTAATCATGTACAGCTACAGTGTTATATTTTACCCAAAGAATAAAATCCGGTTGGCAAGTTTAAACAATTCAGTgcttatgaaaaatatatatatggtgATTCAGAGCCcagtctttcagaaaaggacaaaaggcaCTTAAGAATGGCTTTAGTATATTCCACAATGGCATTTCTGGATAGAAGACAGCACCTGGCTGAACAAATAGTTCCCTAGTAAGAAAGAAGTCCAACTGAGGTAGTACTTCATATTGCTCCAACTACTTGGCTATAtgcaagcagctttttttttttttttttgatataCAAAATTAGCAGGAAATGGCTTTTGATATGTTTGTCAAATGTATAAAAaccagttctttaaaaaaaatagcaaataccCACTTGTGGTAAAGAGATCATAAGCCAGGAACCATCTTGTACAAAATGCTGCCAAGGTGATGCAGGAGTCTACCTTTATGGCCAAATCCCCAAACATTGAAGATTGTTCTAGCAACCAAGCCattttttggaataaaaaaaaaaaaaaaaagaaaaaaaatcaaaaataataaaaaaagagggggCACAGGGGGCACTCTGAGAACTTTAATAATCATTAGCAGCCTTACCGGAAGCACTTTGTAAgtccattaaaagaaaataattctgtgctGATGAATGGCagtttggggggaggagggggggcaggcagaaaaaatgcaaagttcaacatttagaacaaaaacaaaacccacgaACATACAAAGGGATACTCCTTGAAGTttatagtttttttaaaaacaaggaagacTTTAAACTTTTTAGGGGTCTGGGAGAACACagactacttttttcttttttaaattaagcccATTGAAAACCCATTAATAAgtttgaacaaaagaaaattagaagtgCTTTACAGAATCACCGTCCATTGCCATAACCAGGAAAGAGCTGAGTTAGAATGGTCTGCAATGTTTCATTCACTTGCATGGTATAATTTTTGCCAAGATCGTAGCGGCAGGCTGGACAACTGTACACATCAGCTTTGAAGGATCTATCCAAACAGTCCTggtgaaggacaaaaaaaataactggTTAAGAAAGAGAGATGTGCAGTTTAGCTTATTCTGCAAGGCCCCCACTGGAGAGAATGAGATGCCTTTTATATCCTAGTTCACCCAGGTATTGACAAGAgctgggaaaggctgagagcaATGCAAGGCTGGCAGTTGGAGAGAAAACTTCCTTCATTACGTGCAATAGCACATGCACTTCAACAGAGCACGTTAGTCATGGACGCAGTATTTAGGTATATGGTAGAGCTATTTCATTCAATTACATTTCTAAAGATCAAGAATTCCCCTGCAGCTGTTAAAGACTGTTGGAGCTTCTGCAAAAACACTTCAcatcattctttaaaaaaataactcgGAACCCCATACATTCTGTAACACTGTCAAATCTATCAGTGTCACCTAGCAGTATTACTGAGCCCACAGAGAAGCTCTcattatcttttaaaagaatcaGATAGTAGCGATACAACAGTGGAACTTTCTTTAAAGCACAGACTTTTTTACGCCAGAGAACTTTCATCAGAtcacaaagttttaaaatataaacttgCCTCATGCTAAAAGACTAACTACTggcaaaaaagacaaacaaaccaaccccccagccacccccaccACCTCTCTCTCACCACTAAACAAGTCAGCTCAAGGCTTGGCTCAAGAGGAGAGTTGTATTGATTACTCACCTTGCACACGTTGTGTTGGCATACAGTTGTGACTGGCCGAAACACAACCTCCTGACAGCAAATACACAAGAAGGCCTCTTCAACTTTATTTAGAAATTTCTGTAAAGAGAACATTTGAATCAACTTATTGCTACTACCCTCTGAAagatacagacagaaaaaacaaacaacccaccCCACATTAAACACAATGGATTACTTTAGACATAGAAAATTTTTCTATATAGTTCAACAAGGAAAAAGTAGTCACATTAACAAGTTCTTATCCTACTTACTGACCTCAAATACAGTACTTTAAATTTATGCTGTGGATGTccacactaaaaagaaaatgctatagGTCTGAGGCTGTTTCTTTATGCAGCCAAGAGGTCTGTATCTAGGGATAGTTCACTAATTAATTGTCActttatttctggaaagaaaagcatgatATACCGGTCCATCTTTGAGAGCTTCTAGTACTTCATTCCACAGTTTTTCATTGGCTTCATCACTTTTTATAAGAGATTTTTGCTGAGATGTCAGCTTGTATGGCTCAACTTTAGTTTTCTTTGGAGTCCCTGTAGGAGAGCTGATGAgtttttcctccccacctgaaagaaaacacaatgactttttaaacaaacaaacaaaaagcaaccagaaaagagtaACTAggtaaaacacacaaaaacctACAAGGCTTTCTATATCCACTTGCCTACTCCACAAACCTGctgatttccttttcctctttcctttccccgGGGTATCAAACTCATCAtctccattattttctttttccttatctttGTTTGCAACAGCTTCCAAATACCCTTCAGGATActacaggaaaacacaaaacaaaaagcatccAATGCAAACATGCCAGCTCATAGACTTACAGGCTATTATAGGTCAGAAGAATGACCTCTGGAGGACTGCTCCAGGGAGGGGTTCTCTATTTTAAGCAATAGATCCCCGCTCTTGCAAAGTGCTTATTCAGACTATAGAAATTCTGTGCAAGAAAGTGAGTTTTGTCCATTTAGCCTCCTgatgtaaaaaggaaacaaccaGCCCACGAGACTGAAAGCACTTGTGTCCCCATCGGTCTAAGGGGGACTCTCTTGATTCTTAATGCAAGGTGAAGCAGATCATCCTCAGTAAGAACGTATAATAGAAAAATTCCTGCTATCCATTGAGTTCATTGTCCAGGGGAACCATGATGATGTTCCAAAAGCATACCTGCATTGTTAGACCAAGCTTTTTCATCCTGTCCTTTCCTTCTTTGGTCCAAGGAGCAGGTTCTTCATCATCCCTCCTAAGTAAGTAACGCCACACTAAAAATCCAGATTTCCCTGTCTCGGGCCAGTATTTCACAACCTAAAAAAGTCAGATGCAACTCCATCATACATTATAAAAAGCCCTCAGCCATTAACCAAATTACCTTCCCTAATCCAGCAGGCAAATTCAAATCCTTCTTACCTTATATATTCCATCGTATCTGTTCCCTTCTACAGGAGCATATTTACTATGTTTGCCTCCTTTTACATTCCTCACCACTCGGACTGGCTTTCCAGCTCTCCAGTCCTTGGCTTCAGCTCCATTTTTGTCATTGATGGGGGCACTGCAGTTCAGAGCCAGAGCTCTGTAAGAGAAAGTCCAATCAACTTAGTGTATCTACCAGGCCGAACTGTTCAGAATCAGGGGAAGGATAAAGCAAAGCTTGAATGGTAAACCAGCTACTAAGAAGTAATAAACTTAGCTATACTATTTTACCCAGAGCAACACATTGACAGAGTCAAGTACAATACTAAGAGTAGTAGAGTACTGGCATTGTGCTGAAAAGGATGTAGCcaggcttttgtttgtttgtttgaaatagTAAGACTCTCAAGTATCTTGTATAACACTAAGAACTCTGGGAAATGGTAATTAAGCCTCCTGACTGGAGACcacattttaaatacactgatttttcattacattattCATTAATCTAATCGCACAGACCATCTCCTTCACTCAAGTCCACACTTATTTGTAAGAGTAACAGCTCAGAATTACAAATTATCTGGTCTCACAAGGTGACCAGTGGCTGCAAAGGTCTTCAGGAGAGAGTATGAAAACTTCTGGACTAATTTACTACTCTGTTCCTTAAGTTTCAGTCAGTATTAAATGTGAGACTAACACCATTTACAATTCAGTCTCATTTATAGTGCACTGTAAGAAGCATTGCCATTGTGTAACTGATCTGCAGCCTACAACACAGTCGAAACCTAATTTTGACAGTTTTTCCACTTCGCTAGTTTCTTTTGATACAAACCGGACAAACAATTTTTCAGGTTGACAGATTGCCAGCTACTAAGGTTAGGAACGGAGCGCAAACACTGCTGACCTGTTCATGTTGGTGAGTTTTTGATCACAAGACTGTTCCGCTGTGCGTTTGTTTCCAGAAAGATCACGCCCTCCACTCCCTGTATATGTGAAGGAATTTCCATGATCCTGAAACGTATATGGATGGTTTCGACacattcacaaaaataattcaataaaagcagaagagtcTTTTAATCAAGTAGCTGTAATACagtattcttaaaaaaaggaaagatgcttCCTCCATTTAAGCTCCCAGACTCAGTTAGTCTATGGTCCTCCCTTATACTGCCAAGAGAGGAGTCAGGGTGACAACTGTTGTCTTGTCACACACCCTAACAGTGCAAAGAGACCTCTGCCAAGAGAGCGGCACACCACTCGCACAGGATCTGCTTGGAAGTGCAGGAGCACGTAGCAGAGAAGGGTAAAGTAACTTGTGCCTCAGTACTTACGCTGTTACACAACCTTGCAGTCAGAATTAAGACTTAGAACGGCTACTGAGATTTGTGGCTAGCTGTTTTACATGAGTTGTTACAAGCATTCGGAGTAAAAGGGTGCAGGCTAGTAATGCACCAGTGATCTGCAATAAGAATGAGCAGTAGAGCCTGTTACAGCCTAGTAAAGGTTAGGTTTGGCTAGCAGAACCAAACGGTATATTCAGAAGTAGGACTTCTGTCCCTAGTTTTGTTCTGAACACTCCCCTGACGCATGAAGATCTGGCAGCGTATACCATGAGACTCTGTTCAAACTGTGGATGCAATGGAGACCCTGAAAAGGCAGCTAAGGACTCTTGGATTAAAAGCTGACACATGGATATTAAACTTAATTTAGATGATCCTGTTTCTCAGGTTGGCACATATTACTGGATTGTAGTTTTCCTTGGCCTAGGTTTCTTCTCAAAAACAAAAGTATCAAGATGGGGAAACATCTGATATACAGTGTAAAAAGTAACTAAGGCCAAGTCTTTGTTTTAACTGCAAGGTAGATTGGTTCTCAGGCATAAATAATCAAGATTCACTTACTATGTCATCTTCATAGCCTCCCGCCAGAACCAAGGAATAGGCGCCATCATTACTTCTGCCATGTATACCTGCTACATGGGGCCTGTGAACACCAGATTCGCtcacctgaaaaaagaaaaagtttgctAGGCAACTGCTGTCAACAGGCTACAAACGACTATCTGTTGGTCTTGGAACTAAATTAACTAATAGTActatttcagatttgttttccatATATTACAGGGTGAAACTGTGTTCTCACCACTATCCTCCAAAAAGGTCCAggtaggggaaagaaaaatgctgttaaaaaataagCCGTTGAATATTTCAGTAAATCGAccacacagatattttttgtgATGCAAATTTAGAAATTTGGATCTTTCTCACTGAGATTGCTTATTAAAAAGCTCCAGTAATTCAAGAATAATATAGaccttaaaattaaatgtttgtataAGGGGATTGGTTTTGAAAGACTTGCAATAGCAACCTTCACCTAATACTTGAGAACAAGATCTTGATAGGtcagtgctttttcttccctaactCTGTAACAGGATGAGAAAACcttctgtttaatatttctACATATTTGAGAGAGATCCTTACCAGAACAAGAAGCAGGAGATACTACACATCTCCAGGACAAATTACTAGAGACAAATatgtttgggttggggtttttgagttaccaaaaaaagcactgaagaaaaaaaacacttgaaatgCCTGGACAATGCAGCATTAGTTATGGAACACTTGATTTAGACAAAGCCagaattctttcctttctgcactTACATATCCAGCGACGTACACTCCAAGATTAACTGTTTCAGGTTTCTCGTAAGAGCTGGATCATTCCCATTTTTCCCTACAGTGGCTCAGGCCAGGATTCAGCTTCATACCTGAACTCTGAACTTCCACATGGTGCCAACCGGAATCCCAGGAATTGGTCCATAGTGGTTCGAGGGGACAATGGTACATTCCTTTGTGCGACCAACACATGCCATGCCCTGTTTCAAAGAGCAAGACCGATCAGCCAAGGATTACAAGGAAATAACACACTCTATTCTTCAAAATAGAACAGCTTTTGAACTGACCTTGCCCCAGTCTCTCCGCGAGGATGAATTAGCAGATGccatcttttgtttctttttactttcttttaatttctctcctgcTAAAACCACCTCACTTGCATCATTTCGACACTCAGGGCAATACCTAAAGTCACCAGTCAGTGAAAATTAACTAGTAGCAAAGCCTTGAATTAAAAGAGAATTTCCTCAAAACATACTGAGTTATAATGTTACAATTTCCCCATGTGAAACTAGGCAGGACACTGAAACAACTCTCCATATTGGAATTAGACCTGTATGAGCTAGTGTCCTTGCACAGTCTTCCAAGCCGTGGCAGATGTGTCAGGAAATTAGCTGTATCATAAAAATCATtgtaaaaaatgctgaaacaggACACAAGGAATAAAACGGTATATTTCACTATCTACATGTATATAGATAGATACATTCCACTATCTATATATCTCCCTATATATCTATCAccatatatatttcatatataaaaCAGTATATGTCACCAGCCTAATATGGTGACGGGGCCTGTGGACTACCCGTAACTGACACAAAAACCATTATAAAAGTTAAGCCTCCCGGCATCAGGTTTGCATTTGATTTATAGGTAGCTCCACTTCTCTTTGAATAGCCATATATATCCCCAAACTCGGAAGACAAGTTTGAAAGCCACTGATTTAAAACATACCAAAGCTACGAAGTCctacaaaaaaacagaagccaCACAAACATGTCTTCACCTCGTACAGTCACAATATTGCCACCTAAGGGCAGCATGAAGCCCTAGA belongs to Aquila chrysaetos chrysaetos chromosome 12, bAquChr1.4, whole genome shotgun sequence and includes:
- the UHRF1 gene encoding E3 ubiquitin-protein ligase UHRF1, translating into MWIQVRTMDGKETHRVDSLSKLTKVEGLRLRIHEVFGVEPHRQRLFYRGKQMEDGHSLFDYSVGLNDIVQLLVRQSPAVLPAVSKEKDSELSDTDSGCGSGQSESDKSSHNGEGAMELEGQPSTAAQPDWTDPGFGLYKINDLVDARDMNMGAWFEAQVVNVTRKKPRNETADSCTDPDQPTAVPEEDVIYHVKYEDYPENGVVELSSNDVRARARTILKWHQLEVGQVVMVNYNPDEPKERGFWYDAEILQKRETKMIKEINAKIILGDAGDSLNDCRITLVDEIYKIEEPGSACPISASPLKRQNGPVCKACKDNPNKTCRICACHICGGKQDPDKQLMCDECDMAFHIYCLNPPLSSIPDDEDWYCPECRNDASEVVLAGEKLKESKKKQKMASANSSSRRDWGKGMACVGRTKECTIVPSNHYGPIPGIPVGTMWKFRVQVSESGVHRPHVAGIHGRSNDGAYSLVLAGGYEDDIDHGNSFTYTGSGGRDLSGNKRTAEQSCDQKLTNMNRALALNCSAPINDKNGAEAKDWRAGKPVRVVRNVKGGKHSKYAPVEGNRYDGIYKVVKYWPETGKSGFLVWRYLLRRDDEEPAPWTKEGKDRMKKLGLTMQYPEGYLEAVANKDKEKENNGDDEFDTPGKGKRKRKSAGGEEKLISSPTGTPKKTKVEPYKLTSQQKSLIKSDEANEKLWNEVLEALKDGPKFLNKVEEAFLCICCQEVVFRPVTTVCQHNVCKDCLDRSFKADVYSCPACRYDLGKNYTMQVNETLQTILTQLFPGYGNGR